The Hordeum vulgare subsp. vulgare chromosome 7H, MorexV3_pseudomolecules_assembly, whole genome shotgun sequence DNA window accccaccggctcttcctgcggatgctcctcaggccgcaaaggatgcggctaagcttgctgatgaggccgttgtgagtgcttatgatgagaaggtcttggcttatgaggaggctcttcacgTGTATCACGGTGCTCTGTCcgcttacacccagtggcttgatgatgatgctcgtgctgcagctgttctcactgctagtgttctgcctcagtttgcctctgagttttTGGGTCTTCCTACTGcctttgagatgtggactcgccttcgtcagcgctatgcgccctctggtgatgccttatacctctctgtggttcgtcaggagcatgctcttcagcaggatgactctactgttgatgacttctatgcacagagttctgctatctggcgccagctcgATTCTCGCCAcactgctggttgtcgtacttgcccctgttgccaggttGTCCAGGCcaacttggagtttcatcgcgtctatgggttcctgtctcggctccgtaaggagtttgagccccggcgtgctcagttgtttgctcgtggccgtatttctctcatggaggcgctttctgagattcgtgctgaggagactcgcttacgtggtgctggtttgctggaggttccctcggtgctcgctgctcgggctacttctacgccacctactgcaccgaccccttcttactcgagtgctccgccgctcaggtcgcccccgtccgcattgtggctactgcaacaatgatggtcatattgagtcccactgctacacgaagaagaaacacttgcgccaggcgcaatcatcatctacagagacttcgtcatctacctcgacagcttcagccatcgctttgactgagcaggatattctgagacttaagcgtctgctcgctgcttcaggttcttcctcgacgggtactgctggtaTTGTGACTCaagcttcccgcactgagcaaccaccttctacacagtcaggacCGTCTCATGCACACTCTGGTTGGAATTGGCCTTCGCCGCCATGatattattttttctcttccgctgccatcatccctaatctagtgtgtgttttctagttttctttgttttccgctgcgtccaccaaatccgttgatattttgtgttttctcatgccatgcgagtccaccataccttagtccgtcagcctttctttggtcctgatcctttctatgcaacttttgtggcctatttgcccttgttgttttctataggattttctggacttctttaGCATTGTCAATCTATGTTCATCGTGCCTTaaccgccgagcttctttcgccgtcgattgtcgtggactatgattttctgcacaatgctttattctcttgatgtgccatcttcttttgacaacccatcttctcttgatacgtatcttgtatcttcaagtgatgcggtgtctacctctgatgtgccatcttttcgttctctccttcggcaactcgacaagttttgaagactcttcatgctacgacgacactctcaagacgcggatttggattatcattgttttttagtattacacttcttcaaatgcaatgctattgcatacgctttgcatttgaggggggggggggggttaggaagtattagtattagtctaggagtccttattagtctattagtattagtctaggagtccttattagtctatgtttactttccttgcacctcaagtcatgtgtaatatatatatgccccttgggccttcaataaacacaagttgctttcctaacactaCCAACCTATATTATGCAAAGTGTGTATTTACACACACTATTTAACAGGAAATACCTAGATTATGGTCAGAAACCTAAATAGTATATTTATCATTACTTTCAACAATTGTACATTTTTGAGATGAATCATACCGAGGGATCCACGGTATGTGCAGATGATTTCATCATTCCAATGAAATAATCCTCATCCCATGGTTCAAGATCAGCACTCTTGTCATTACATACTCTTCTCTTAAAATCTTTTATAGTATTGAATTCCTGCATCAAAAGTTGATATAAGTAGAAAAACCACTGGTTGGATATAACGATGTGTATTATGTATGCCAATATTTAAGTTCACTCCCTTCAGTCCCTTGAATACCTCATCAGCTTTATGCCTAACAGTGTCACTCAAATCGTTGAGGAATGACATGACCACATCTACAGATGCAGCCATGTTAGGACGAATAGCAAATTCAGCATATGATCTGCAACCCATAGTCTGCCAAAAGGATAAAAAAAAATGTTTGTAATTCTCCTGGAATAGAAGTAGACTTAAAGAAATACTCATACTTAATAATGTAATCGATGTCATCATATTTATGAACATGCTTAGGTAAGTATATCAGGTACGATTTTGTTCTGTTTCTTCGAACTTCTATTAAACTGCAGAACTAAACAACAGAGTACATGCATCGAATACTGGATTAATTTTTGTCTGCTAATAACATAGGATCCAGAGATCAGCTAATGCATGTGACATCTAGCTCACACATTTCCTAACGATAGGAAGACAAAATATCCAACATGGGTCATCTAGACTCCAGAACCCCCTTGAGAGAACACTAATTTTCCTCAAGATCATACACGTTACTCCCACGGAGATACAAGGTGTTTATTACTTGTCGAAATAACCGACTTCCGTGACACTCCTTCCGATATTCTCCCGATATTCTCATAGCAATGCCACCTCAACCAAGCAGCCAAACTAAAAGGTTGAAACTGCCAAACAAGGTTCTCATATCCTTCAAATGGTTTACTAAGATATTAGTGCACAGAGGAATTCATGCTAAATTGACTAATCTAGACTGCTAGAAAACGTAACCAAAGCTTAAACATCATCTCCGTATTACAGATACGTAAGTTTACCATATGCACCATCAAGTGAAGTTTAGCACAAAGATGTTAAAATATTAGCATCAGGTTGCCTCTATATATACTCTATGATATAAAAAAAATGCATTTACCTTTGCAAACTCATCACGAGCATCAATAAGTTCGTCAAGAACACCAATGTTTTCACGAGGTTCAGAGTTTCCTACAACGTATACCTGCCTCCTGACCTTTGGAAAATGTGGAACAGTTAGAATGCTGCTAGCATAAGTGTGATGACATACATTATAGCTATACAAATATTGCATCAAAAGGGTAGGAAAGATAAATAGCTAAACCAGAAAATGGATAAGTAAGATATTTCCATGTATAGAATAAATAAATGAGCACAAAAATCCAAACATTGCTAAAAATACCATGAACATGTAGGTGTGTTAAAAAAAGAGTTGAATTCAGCCCATGAAAACGCGCAAATCAGTAAGGTAGTTCATTTGCCTTTACTGCTCACCACGGGAGCAACCGAGCTAgtataaaaaaatgaaataacGGTTTGAATGGATTGAGGTCAAACAGTTTTTGGACACCCCTATGCATGGATATCTATGTTTACGCCATGCAAATACTAGGATGTAAGGAAGTTTGGAATGCTTATGAGTGGAACAAAAGGAACATACTTCCTCATCTTTAACCCATCTCAGTGCTGATGATACAGATCCTGAGTCTGTAACTATCCTTACACCCTTTTGCCTTGTAGTGTTCATTGCATTGCTTTGTTCTTCAACACCCCTAGGTTTAAAACGACTAATAGGTTTGAAACTATATTGTATATTCCTTGGAATACGCGAAGctggatatatatccacaaaaccTGGTTTGTTCATAACATTTTCATTGAACCTGACACAGTAACAAGAAAGAGCACAACAGTTACAGGTAATTTTCCAAATTGAATCAACAAGCTAAATGCAGTGCAAAGATTCAACTCGGTAAAAAAAAGGTATAACATGAATATACTGGAGAGGGGAACAACATGAATGCTAGAAGCACCCAAGGGAGAAATGTAGTTAAACTGACAAAAATAACTGTAAAGTTATCAGGTTATGTAGCTATTTAGAGTAGTAGTATTGCTGATAAAGATTAATTATGAATAGGTGAAAGCAGAATGGTTGTGCAATGAAGCAAAGATACTTAGAACCAACAGTCTATTTCTCATTTTCAACATTGCTGAAAAAGGAAAGGAAACCATCATGGGGTTTCATCCAATAAACCGATGATAACAAACCAAGTATGCAATTTAACCCTCATATTTAATGCTATGATGCCGCTGAAGCGCTTGTATTAGGAATATCTAagtaagcaacaacaacaacaaagcctttcagtcccaaacaagttggggtaggctagatttGAAACCCGTAAGATATTGAAACCAagtcatggttctggcacatggatatcCAGGTAAGCATTTTAAGAAAATAATTACAAGATCCAAATATTAGGTTTTAATCGGTCCACGAACTTAACAAACAAGCTACAAGAAATATATAAGAAAAACATAAGCATGATTAGTGGGAACCCAACATTAAATATGCTTACCAACAAGTAATGCCACTAAACAGTGAAATCACTTGCTGATAGTCAAGTAGGAGATGTGCAACTACAACATGGAATGCGAAGTCAATATCGATAGTTCAACAGTGGAAATAGTACTGAGCTTAGCAATGGCCAGTGTACAATGCATGTACCTACTTTCTACCCAGATGCGCAATTGCAAGGTTCAGCTGATTAACACGCTCGAGTTTATCTGCAATGGTAAAGCATTATGTTTCTAGTTAAAATTCAAAACTGACAAAAAGCAACTGAATATAACTGTGAGTATGGCAACCTTTAGGAAGATGAATCCCTCCTTTCTCAAAGTCGGCACGCAAGTTATTTGCTGCCTTCCGAGATTCCTCTGAGAGCAGGGCACCTTCACTCTCAGCTTTTACTATCGCATTGTATAAAGTAGTATTTGTGTTCAGGTACTGCAGAAAATCACAGAAAATGAAATGTTACAATTCTTGTTTGGTCATTTCACTCTGGCTTCTCCCTTTCCACGGATGTCATGTATGCTATCGACCTTACTTGAAGATGCTCGTAAATCCTCATCGATGCCTTATCTGCTTCCTCCGCAAACTCCCTAGTTCACATACATATCTATATTCAGTAAAAACCAAAAGCACTTTGCTGCAGAGCATCAAAATTACACGACAAGCAAGCCACCGTCATCTATACTCACCTATCTGGGTGTGTGTTCCTGCACAGCTCCGCCGAATCAATGACTGAACAAACCTAACCAAATCAACACAAGACGCATCAGCTACTGCGTATCAAACCACTCGGAGTAAACCAAATGCTAGGAGAGCAAGTTACGGTGTTGGAGATCTCATCCATGGTGCGAACAATCTCCGCAGCCGGCGGCAACTGCGCAATGTGGGCAACGAGCTCGTCCGACCTGCAAATCCGAGCAAACGGTCACAGAAAATTTAGCGAGCGATGGTTGGGGTGGGGTGGTATTGGGGATCGAAGGGGTTCAGGGTTTTCCGCCCCCCTTACCGCTGGATGGCCTCGTCGACGAAGCGGCGGAAGCCCTTGGCCGTGCGCAGCACCTCGAAGCCGTACAGGCCCGTCTCCGGCCTCCCCGCGGAGGCGGAGAATGCGGCCACCGCAgcgcggcgggcggcggcggcggcccgcAACATCGTGGCAGCGTGGTCCCGGAGAGTGGTAGGAGATGACAGGCGCTTGAGAGGCGCCGCTGATTCCGCCGCGTGGTTGGTCTGTGCGGCTGCTCGCCCGGTGCCCGCCGTGCCGCCGCCAACCACCAGAGCTCGGCTGCCCTTGCGCGAGAGGATTGTGACGGCACGGGAGGGCAGGCGAAAACAGCTGCCGCCGCTGGGTGAGAGCAATCCTCAGCGCTCTGGGGAACGGAAGGAACTCGCCGGTGGGTTGGAAGTCGCCGCGCTTGGACGGAGCCGCGGAGGCGGCTGAGCTCGCCGCGCCACGCCGCCGCTCCGTGTAGGGGTGAGCGCGAAGAGGGCTTCGGTCTCTCTCGGTCGGTCGCTTCGTTAGGCTTAGACCGAACCGGAGATATCTACGGACAGGCCCAAAATCTAGAGAGCATTTTTTTTGtctatttttttttccttttgatgattttattttaaatataatTTGGATAGCTTACCACATGTGTCACGTGGTTTTCTTTTGATTCTTGGTTTCTTTCTCCCCATGGATCTTATTACAGTATATACTGcagattcaaaagttcaaacatatctccatttgaccaaatttacaaaatAAAATGCTGACATCTAAAATATTAAATAATTAAATATAAAATTATacttcatgatgaatctaaaaaTACTAATTTAGGACGGTAAAACCGCACCATTTCCTTACCCTCTCACGCATTGTATTTGtatgtgaatatgtgaaagttcccTTTCCTATACTAGTCATTCAAGAATTGTTTGTATGATCAATATTATAGTTGTCAAACTATAATAGATTTTACTTTCCAAAACTTCAATAGATTGTCAAACTTCAgtgtatttgtatgtgaaagttgtctTCCTCTCACGCATCCTCGTGCCTCTATTCGATCACATTTTTAGCTATCGTTGGTCATATGATCTATGATGCAACGTCATTGTATGGCGACTGGGCCGAATATCCGATGACAACTACTCGCGTAGCCAAATCAGAGGCATCTAGTTTAGTAGGCATTTCACGATGAAGCCCACGTGCACCACTCATTGCTCAACATCCTCTCACGTTGGCCTAGAAAAAAAACATCTTATCGACGCCGCAATGCCACCCTCCCTCTCCTAGGAAAACCCTATCATGTCGCCACCCTCACACCGCCTTTGTTGTCATCATGACTGACAACAATCTCAAGAGATGTCCTAGAGATCGAGATGGAGGAGCAGGAGAACCAAGGTCCAATCAGTTCAAATTGGTGGAGCCACCGCCTGGGGGTAGGCCATGGTGGCGCCAACGCAGTTTCTTCCTACTATCAATGGCTTACAAGGAGCTCCTCCCTTCCATTTCTCTTCCCTTCCGATTGTAATGGGCAACTATTTATGGTCTACGCACCTCCACTCGCCTCCTTCATGATGCACTTGCTTGCGAGTTATGACAGTGAAAGTGGCGCTCCTCCCACAAAATCTAGGTGTTCCATGGCTACGACTACGGACCATCCTAACTCTTCTCTTCCCGTTGATGATGATgaccatgatgatggccatatcctcTGTTCCCGAAAAATTGTACGAGATGGATTCACGTGCCCTGTGTGTGCCTCTCTCCCTCGTCATCGGCAAAATACATAGGTATTCACATCCCTTCTCCTCGGATGTCCCATTTCCCTTCCTAATATTGTTTGTAATTTTCACTTTGATTCCCATATCCTAGGGGTTAAGCTTATCTTATAAGCTCtccaaaaggaaaaggaaaatagaaaaaaaaatactTCTATGTTCATGTTAGATATTGGACTGAGCTTTTCAGTTTTTGAACTCGATTATACCATGTGTATTTGATAATTATTTTAGTATTCATAGTTATGTTCTTAACTAGATGTTAGATGTAATGATGATGACCATTTATTAATACAAAGGAAAGACACATTGATATCTTCCTTGATGTCCCTCCCCTCCAATCGCTGAACAATTTTACAGTTACCTAGATAGAAATTGGAACGTACCATGAAGTTTTCCACTCCCAAGTAGACCTTCATATGTACACTTATTATGATTGTCTCCTATTTAACTCTCATTGTTGATGACCtataagtatagggtatcaatgatagtcctttcaataaggaaGAGTATAGAACCTAACGAGAAACAGAAGGAATCGACAAAcgggtttcagcaaggtattctctacaagtgttgtaaAGTAGTTTGTGACAAATAGTTTGATAGCAAAATAATTTATAACAAGCGACGAGTAACAAAAATACAAGGTGCAGTAAGGTGGCACAATCCttttattgcaaaggacaagtTGAAGGTATTTCTTATAGTGATTAAAGCACTATTGAGGACCCAGCGGAAGTCATCTAGTTGCTTTCATCATGATTCATTGACACGCGTTCATTGCTTTGATAaattgttatgtgggtggaccagtgctaaggtgttgctcttacttgaacaaacaacctacTTAACATTAACTCCTCTctt harbors:
- the LOC123410753 gene encoding mitochondrial intermediate peptidase, mitochondrial yields the protein MLRAAAAARRAAVAAFSASAGRPETGLYGFEVLRTAKGFRRFVDEAIQRSDELVAHIAQLPPAAEIVRTMDEISNTVCSVIDSAELCRNTHPDREFAEEADKASMRIYEHLQYLNTNTTLYNAIVKAESEGALLSEESRKAANNLRADFEKGGIHLPKDKLERVNQLNLAIAHLGRKFNENVMNKPGFVDIYPASRIPRNIQYSFKPISRFKPRGVEEQSNAMNTTRQKGVRIVTDSGSVSSALRWVKDEEVRRQVYVVGNSEPRENIGVLDELIDARDEFAKTMGCRSYAEFAIRPNMAASVDVVMSFLNDLSDTVRHKADEEFNTIKDFKRRVCNDKSADLEPWDEDYFIGMMKSSAHTVDPSVVASYFPLSQCIKGLNVLVESLFGATFHEVPMGDGESWHPNVIKLSLHHPDEGDLGFMYLDLYSRKGKYPGCAHFAIRGGRRLSDTNYQLPIIALVCNFSSSRGLTARLNHCDVETLFHEFGHALHSLLSRTEYQHFSGTRVALDVAETPSNLFEFYAWDYRVLRTFALDETTGDPIPEKLVKALNASRNMFPATDLQRQVFYSIMDLTLFGEHTSKPVDTISAVADLKRKHTSWNYVEGTHWHTRFSHLINYGAGYYSYLYARCFATTIWQEVCQGDPLSRNTGSAIRDKFLRHGGAKDPSALLKDFVGDSVIKNSGGGIIPDISSLCKEVGL